A stretch of the Bubalus kerabau isolate K-KA32 ecotype Philippines breed swamp buffalo chromosome 11, PCC_UOA_SB_1v2, whole genome shotgun sequence genome encodes the following:
- the GOLGA2 gene encoding golgin subfamily A member 2 isoform X1, giving the protein MWPPLPPPRPGMSEETRQSKLAAAKKKLREYQQKNSPGVPAGAKKKRKIKNGSSPETTTSGDCPSPEDIQDILEVLVSDLNRSNGVAIPPLDKWKAPKDRAAPVTPSADDTVSPGGVPSPSASPPRVTSMASTQNHDADNSSGPIDESTSFSSTESLRQLSQQLNGLVSESSSYINGEGLASPANIKNLESRYQELSVALDSSNLTNKQLSSKIEELKQENQETLDQLEKEKKEFEQKLAKEQGALREQLQVHIQTIGILVSEKTELQTALAHTQQAARQKAGESEDLANRLQSSRQRIGELERTLSAVSTQQKQADRYNKELTRERDALKLELYKNNKNNEDLKQHNSELEEKLRLLVIEKSAMQLGMEELQKKLEMSELLLQQFSSQPAPDSSQQLQQALEERAQLETHVEQLKDSLKQLQAERDQYVTNLKEENAIWQQKMQQVLGQMSKLKEEKEHSVCQAQELETSLAELRNQIAAPPPQEPPAGPSEAEQRLQAETERLQKELESLAGQLQAQVKDNESLSHLNQEQEQRLLELEREAECWGEQAEERKQILESMQSDRTTISRALSQNRELKEQLAELQNGFVRLSNENMEVTSALQSEQHVKKELAKKLGQLQEKLGELKETVEVKGQEVQDLQQQRDEYLNHLQYYVAAYQLHMAACQQLASDKETLHKQVLLQTQLMDRLQHEEVQGKVAMEVARQELQETQERLEAANQQNQQLQAQLTLMAVPGEGDGLESEEQDEEAPRPKLSVPEELESREALVEFFHSALASAEDEQARLRRQLKEQKLRCQRLCHLAATAQDGVEKEAPAPRTGGDSVPAEAHQALQVAMDKLQGRFTELMQEKVDLKERVEELEHRCIQLSGETDTIGEYIALYQSQRAVLKARHQEKEEYISRLAQDKEEMKVKLLELQELVLCLVSERNEWYGKFLAAQNPAGETTTAPHACQEPGTADNEGGLQEVSLADNVEPQQGTLPGQTTPENPTAQQIMQLLREIQNPQEHPGLGSNPCIPFFYRADDNDEVKIMVI; this is encoded by the exons TTAAGGGAGTATCAGCAGAAGAACAGCCCTGGTGTTCCTGCAGgagctaagaaaaaaagaaagatcaagaATGGCAGTAGCCCTGAGACAACCACTTCTGGTGATTGTCCGTCACCTGAGGAT ATTCAGGACATTCTGGAGGTGCTGGTGTCCGACCTTAACCGCTCCAATGGGGTAGCGATCCCCCCATTGGACAAGTGGAAG GCGCCCAAAGACCGCGCCGCTCCTGTTACACCGTCTGCTGATGACACCGTGTCGCCTGGCGGTGTCCCTTCCCCCAGTGCTAGTCCCCCCCGTGTCACTAGCATGGCATCAACTCAG AACCATGATGCCGACAACAGTTCTGGTCCCATTGACGAAAGCAC ATCCTTTTCATCCACCGAGAGCCTGCGACAGCTGTCTCAGCAGCTCAACGGTCTTGTGTCCGAG TCTTCATCTTACATCAATGGGGAGGGCCTAGCATCTCCTGCTAATATAAAGAATCTGGAG AGCCGGTACCAAGAACTATCAGTAGCCCTGGACTCCAGCAAtctaacaaacaaacaactcagtAGCAAGATAGAGGAATTG AAACAAGAGAACCAGGAAACTTTGGATCAGCTGGAAAAA gaaaagaaggaatttGAGCAGAAGCTCGCAAAGGAACAAGGGGCTCTGAGAGAACAGCTCCAG GTCCACATTCAGACTATTGGAAttttggtgtcagagaagacGGAGTTACAGACAGCTCTGGCTCACACCCAGCAGGCAGCCAGGCAGAAAGCAG GGGAGTCAGAGGATCTTGCTAACCGCCTGCAGTCTTCCAGGCAGCGCATAGGAGAGCTGGAGCGGACGCTGTCTGCCGTCTCCACGCAGCAGAAGCAGGCCGACAGG TACAACAAAGAATTAACCAGAGAGCGAGATGCCCTCAAGCTGGAATTATACAAGAACAA TAAGAACAACGAGGACCTGAAGCAGCACAACTCAGAGCTGGAGGAGAAGCTGCGGCTCCTGGTGATAGAGAAGTCAGCCATGCAGCTGGGCATGGAGGAGCTACAGAAGAAGCTGGAGATGTCGGAGCTGCTGTTGCAGCAG TTTTCTAGTCAACCTGCCCCTGATAGCAGCCAGCAGTTACAGCAGGCCCTGGAGGAGAGGGCACAGCTGGAGACCCACGTGGAGCAG CTGAAGGATTCGCTGAAGCAGCTGCAGGCAGAGAGAGACCAGTATGTGACAAATCTGAAGGAGGAGAATGCCATATGGCAGCAGAAGATGCAGCAGGTGTTGGGACAG ATGAGCAAgttgaaggaagaaaaggagcacAGCGTGTGTCAGGCTCAGGAGCTGGAGACCAGCTTGGCCGAACTGAGGAACCAGATTG CTGCGCCCCCGCCCCAGGAGCCCCCGGCAGGGCCCTCGGAGGCAGAACAGCGGCTTCAGGCGGAGACTGAGCGGCTCCAGAAGGAACTAGAGAGCCTGGCTGGGCAGCTGCAGGCGCAGGTGAAGGATAACGAAAGTCTGAGTCACCTGAATCAGGAGCAGGAGCAgcggctgctggagctggagcgGGAGGCCGAGTGCTGGGGGGAGCAGGCGGAGGAGCGCAAGCAGATTCTGGAGAGCATGCAGAGCGACCGCACCACCATCAGCCGTGCGCTCTCCCAGAACCGCGAGCTCAAGGAGCAGCTGGCCGAGCTGCAGAATGGATTCGTCAGGCTG TCCAATGAGAACATGGAGGTTACCAGTGCACTACAGTCTGAGCAGCACGTCAAGAAGGAGCTGGCCAAGAAGCTGGGCCAGCTGCAGGAGAAGCTGGGGGAGCTGAAGGAGACG GTGGAGGTGAAGGGCCAGGAGGTTCAAGATCTGCAGCAGCAGCGGGACGAGTACCTGAACCACCTGCAGTATTATGTGGCCGCCTACCAGCTGCACATGGCTGCCTGCCAGCAGCTGGCCTCGGATAAGGAGACGCTGCACAAGCAGGTGCTGCTGCAGACCCAGCTCATGGACCGGCTGCAGCACGAGGAAGTCCAAGGCAAGGTGGCGATGGAGGTGGCCCGCCAGGAgttacaggagacccag GAGCGCCTGGAAGCTGCCAACCAGCAGAACCAGCAGCTTCAGGCCCAGCTGACCCTCATGGCTGTGCCTGGGGAAG GAGATGGACTGGAGAGCGAGGAACAGGATGAGGAGGCTCCGAGGCCTAAGCTGAGCGTGCCGGAGGAGCTGGAGAGCCGAGAGGCCCTG GTGGAATTTTTCCACTCGGCCTTGGCCAGTGCTGAGGATGAGCAGGCCCGGCTACGCAGGCAGCTGAAGGAGCAGAAGCTACGCTGCCAGCGCCTCTGTCACCTGGCGGCCACAGCCCAGGATGGGGTGGAAAAAGAGGCCCCCGCCCCCAGGACTGGGGGAGACAGTGTGCCCGCGgaggcccaccaggccctccaggTGGCCATGGACAAGCTGCAG GGCCGCTTTACGGAGCTCATGCAGGAGAAAGTGGATCTGAAGGAACGGGTGGAGGAGCTGGAGCATCGCTGTATCCAGCTGTCTGGAGAGACGGACACTATAG GAGAGTATATCGCCCTCTATCAGAGTCAGAGGGCGGTGCTGAAGGCCCGGCATCAGGAGAAGGAGGAGTACATTAGCCGGCTGGCTCAGGACAAGGAGGAGATGAAG GTGAAGCTGTTGGAGCTCCAGGAACTGGTTTTATGCCTGGTGAGTGAACGAAATGAATGGTATGGCAAATTCCTGGCTGCCCAGAACCCTGCTGGCGAGACCACTACAGCGCCCCACGCCTGCCAGGAGCCCGGCACTGCTGACAATGAGGGTG GTCTCCAAGAGGTGAGCCTCGCCGACAATGTGGAGCCCCAGCAGGGGACCCTGCCGGGCCAGACCACCCCTGAGAACCCCACTGCGCAACAGATCATGCAGCTGCTGCGTGAGATCCAAAACCCCCAGGAGCACCCAGGCTTGGGCAGCAACCCTTGCATCCCCTTCTTCTACCGAGCTGATGACAATGACGAAGTGAAGATCATGGTGATCTAG
- the GOLGA2 gene encoding golgin subfamily A member 2 isoform X4 produces MWPPLPPPRPGMSEETRQSKLAAAKKKLREYQQKNSPGVPAGAKKKRKIKNGSSPETTTSGDCPSPEDAPKDRAAPVTPSADDTVSPGGVPSPSASPPRVTSMASTQNHDADNSSGPIDESTSFSSTESLRQLSQQLNGLVSESSSYINGEGLASPANIKNLEKQENQETLDQLEKEKKEFEQKLAKEQGALREQLQVHIQTIGILVSEKTELQTALAHTQQAARQKAGESEDLANRLQSSRQRIGELERTLSAVSTQQKQADRYNKELTRERDALKLELYKNNKNNEDLKQHNSELEEKLRLLVIEKSAMQLGMEELQKKLEMSELLLQQFSSQPAPDSSQQLQQALEERAQLETHVEQLKDSLKQLQAERDQYVTNLKEENAIWQQKMQQVLGQMSKLKEEKEHSVCQAQELETSLAELRNQIAAPPPQEPPAGPSEAEQRLQAETERLQKELESLAGQLQAQVKDNESLSHLNQEQEQRLLELEREAECWGEQAEERKQILESMQSDRTTISRALSQNRELKEQLAELQNGFVRLSNENMEVTSALQSEQHVKKELAKKLGQLQEKLGELKETVEVKGQEVQDLQQQRDEYLNHLQYYVAAYQLHMAACQQLASDKETLHKQVLLQTQLMDRLQHEEVQGKVAMEVARQELQETQERLEAANQQNQQLQAQLTLMAVPGEGDGLESEEQDEEAPRPKLSVPEELESREALVEFFHSALASAEDEQARLRRQLKEQKLRCQRLCHLAATAQDGVEKEAPAPRTGGDSVPAEAHQALQVAMDKLQGRFTELMQEKVDLKERVEELEHRCIQLSGETDTIGEYIALYQSQRAVLKARHQEKEEYISRLAQDKEEMKVKLLELQELVLCLVSERNEWYGKFLAAQNPAGETTTAPHACQEPGTADNEGGLQEVSLADNVEPQQGTLPGQTTPENPTAQQIMQLLREIQNPQEHPGLGSNPCIPFFYRADDNDEVKIMVI; encoded by the exons TTAAGGGAGTATCAGCAGAAGAACAGCCCTGGTGTTCCTGCAGgagctaagaaaaaaagaaagatcaagaATGGCAGTAGCCCTGAGACAACCACTTCTGGTGATTGTCCGTCACCTGAGGAT GCGCCCAAAGACCGCGCCGCTCCTGTTACACCGTCTGCTGATGACACCGTGTCGCCTGGCGGTGTCCCTTCCCCCAGTGCTAGTCCCCCCCGTGTCACTAGCATGGCATCAACTCAG AACCATGATGCCGACAACAGTTCTGGTCCCATTGACGAAAGCAC ATCCTTTTCATCCACCGAGAGCCTGCGACAGCTGTCTCAGCAGCTCAACGGTCTTGTGTCCGAG TCTTCATCTTACATCAATGGGGAGGGCCTAGCATCTCCTGCTAATATAAAGAATCTGGAG AAACAAGAGAACCAGGAAACTTTGGATCAGCTGGAAAAA gaaaagaaggaatttGAGCAGAAGCTCGCAAAGGAACAAGGGGCTCTGAGAGAACAGCTCCAG GTCCACATTCAGACTATTGGAAttttggtgtcagagaagacGGAGTTACAGACAGCTCTGGCTCACACCCAGCAGGCAGCCAGGCAGAAAGCAG GGGAGTCAGAGGATCTTGCTAACCGCCTGCAGTCTTCCAGGCAGCGCATAGGAGAGCTGGAGCGGACGCTGTCTGCCGTCTCCACGCAGCAGAAGCAGGCCGACAGG TACAACAAAGAATTAACCAGAGAGCGAGATGCCCTCAAGCTGGAATTATACAAGAACAA TAAGAACAACGAGGACCTGAAGCAGCACAACTCAGAGCTGGAGGAGAAGCTGCGGCTCCTGGTGATAGAGAAGTCAGCCATGCAGCTGGGCATGGAGGAGCTACAGAAGAAGCTGGAGATGTCGGAGCTGCTGTTGCAGCAG TTTTCTAGTCAACCTGCCCCTGATAGCAGCCAGCAGTTACAGCAGGCCCTGGAGGAGAGGGCACAGCTGGAGACCCACGTGGAGCAG CTGAAGGATTCGCTGAAGCAGCTGCAGGCAGAGAGAGACCAGTATGTGACAAATCTGAAGGAGGAGAATGCCATATGGCAGCAGAAGATGCAGCAGGTGTTGGGACAG ATGAGCAAgttgaaggaagaaaaggagcacAGCGTGTGTCAGGCTCAGGAGCTGGAGACCAGCTTGGCCGAACTGAGGAACCAGATTG CTGCGCCCCCGCCCCAGGAGCCCCCGGCAGGGCCCTCGGAGGCAGAACAGCGGCTTCAGGCGGAGACTGAGCGGCTCCAGAAGGAACTAGAGAGCCTGGCTGGGCAGCTGCAGGCGCAGGTGAAGGATAACGAAAGTCTGAGTCACCTGAATCAGGAGCAGGAGCAgcggctgctggagctggagcgGGAGGCCGAGTGCTGGGGGGAGCAGGCGGAGGAGCGCAAGCAGATTCTGGAGAGCATGCAGAGCGACCGCACCACCATCAGCCGTGCGCTCTCCCAGAACCGCGAGCTCAAGGAGCAGCTGGCCGAGCTGCAGAATGGATTCGTCAGGCTG TCCAATGAGAACATGGAGGTTACCAGTGCACTACAGTCTGAGCAGCACGTCAAGAAGGAGCTGGCCAAGAAGCTGGGCCAGCTGCAGGAGAAGCTGGGGGAGCTGAAGGAGACG GTGGAGGTGAAGGGCCAGGAGGTTCAAGATCTGCAGCAGCAGCGGGACGAGTACCTGAACCACCTGCAGTATTATGTGGCCGCCTACCAGCTGCACATGGCTGCCTGCCAGCAGCTGGCCTCGGATAAGGAGACGCTGCACAAGCAGGTGCTGCTGCAGACCCAGCTCATGGACCGGCTGCAGCACGAGGAAGTCCAAGGCAAGGTGGCGATGGAGGTGGCCCGCCAGGAgttacaggagacccag GAGCGCCTGGAAGCTGCCAACCAGCAGAACCAGCAGCTTCAGGCCCAGCTGACCCTCATGGCTGTGCCTGGGGAAG GAGATGGACTGGAGAGCGAGGAACAGGATGAGGAGGCTCCGAGGCCTAAGCTGAGCGTGCCGGAGGAGCTGGAGAGCCGAGAGGCCCTG GTGGAATTTTTCCACTCGGCCTTGGCCAGTGCTGAGGATGAGCAGGCCCGGCTACGCAGGCAGCTGAAGGAGCAGAAGCTACGCTGCCAGCGCCTCTGTCACCTGGCGGCCACAGCCCAGGATGGGGTGGAAAAAGAGGCCCCCGCCCCCAGGACTGGGGGAGACAGTGTGCCCGCGgaggcccaccaggccctccaggTGGCCATGGACAAGCTGCAG GGCCGCTTTACGGAGCTCATGCAGGAGAAAGTGGATCTGAAGGAACGGGTGGAGGAGCTGGAGCATCGCTGTATCCAGCTGTCTGGAGAGACGGACACTATAG GAGAGTATATCGCCCTCTATCAGAGTCAGAGGGCGGTGCTGAAGGCCCGGCATCAGGAGAAGGAGGAGTACATTAGCCGGCTGGCTCAGGACAAGGAGGAGATGAAG GTGAAGCTGTTGGAGCTCCAGGAACTGGTTTTATGCCTGGTGAGTGAACGAAATGAATGGTATGGCAAATTCCTGGCTGCCCAGAACCCTGCTGGCGAGACCACTACAGCGCCCCACGCCTGCCAGGAGCCCGGCACTGCTGACAATGAGGGTG GTCTCCAAGAGGTGAGCCTCGCCGACAATGTGGAGCCCCAGCAGGGGACCCTGCCGGGCCAGACCACCCCTGAGAACCCCACTGCGCAACAGATCATGCAGCTGCTGCGTGAGATCCAAAACCCCCAGGAGCACCCAGGCTTGGGCAGCAACCCTTGCATCCCCTTCTTCTACCGAGCTGATGACAATGACGAAGTGAAGATCATGGTGATCTAG
- the GOLGA2 gene encoding golgin subfamily A member 2 isoform X3, which translates to MWPPLPPPRPGMSEETRQSKLAAAKKKLREYQQKNSPGVPAGAKKKRKIKNGSSPETTTSGDCPSPEDIQDILEVLVSDLNRSNGVAIPPLDKWKAPKDRAAPVTPSADDTVSPGGVPSPSASPPRVTSMASTQNHDADNSSGPIDESTSFSSTESLRQLSQQLNGLVSESSSYINGEGLASPANIKNLEKQENQETLDQLEKEKKEFEQKLAKEQGALREQLQVHIQTIGILVSEKTELQTALAHTQQAARQKAGESEDLANRLQSSRQRIGELERTLSAVSTQQKQADRYNKELTRERDALKLELYKNNKNNEDLKQHNSELEEKLRLLVIEKSAMQLGMEELQKKLEMSELLLQQFSSQPAPDSSQQLQQALEERAQLETHVEQLKDSLKQLQAERDQYVTNLKEENAIWQQKMQQVLGQMSKLKEEKEHSVCQAQELETSLAELRNQIAAPPPQEPPAGPSEAEQRLQAETERLQKELESLAGQLQAQVKDNESLSHLNQEQEQRLLELEREAECWGEQAEERKQILESMQSDRTTISRALSQNRELKEQLAELQNGFVRLSNENMEVTSALQSEQHVKKELAKKLGQLQEKLGELKETVEVKGQEVQDLQQQRDEYLNHLQYYVAAYQLHMAACQQLASDKETLHKQVLLQTQLMDRLQHEEVQGKVAMEVARQELQETQERLEAANQQNQQLQAQLTLMAVPGEGDGLESEEQDEEAPRPKLSVPEELESREALVEFFHSALASAEDEQARLRRQLKEQKLRCQRLCHLAATAQDGVEKEAPAPRTGGDSVPAEAHQALQVAMDKLQGRFTELMQEKVDLKERVEELEHRCIQLSGETDTIGEYIALYQSQRAVLKARHQEKEEYISRLAQDKEEMKVKLLELQELVLCLVSERNEWYGKFLAAQNPAGETTTAPHACQEPGTADNEGGLQEVSLADNVEPQQGTLPGQTTPENPTAQQIMQLLREIQNPQEHPGLGSNPCIPFFYRADDNDEVKIMVI; encoded by the exons TTAAGGGAGTATCAGCAGAAGAACAGCCCTGGTGTTCCTGCAGgagctaagaaaaaaagaaagatcaagaATGGCAGTAGCCCTGAGACAACCACTTCTGGTGATTGTCCGTCACCTGAGGAT ATTCAGGACATTCTGGAGGTGCTGGTGTCCGACCTTAACCGCTCCAATGGGGTAGCGATCCCCCCATTGGACAAGTGGAAG GCGCCCAAAGACCGCGCCGCTCCTGTTACACCGTCTGCTGATGACACCGTGTCGCCTGGCGGTGTCCCTTCCCCCAGTGCTAGTCCCCCCCGTGTCACTAGCATGGCATCAACTCAG AACCATGATGCCGACAACAGTTCTGGTCCCATTGACGAAAGCAC ATCCTTTTCATCCACCGAGAGCCTGCGACAGCTGTCTCAGCAGCTCAACGGTCTTGTGTCCGAG TCTTCATCTTACATCAATGGGGAGGGCCTAGCATCTCCTGCTAATATAAAGAATCTGGAG AAACAAGAGAACCAGGAAACTTTGGATCAGCTGGAAAAA gaaaagaaggaatttGAGCAGAAGCTCGCAAAGGAACAAGGGGCTCTGAGAGAACAGCTCCAG GTCCACATTCAGACTATTGGAAttttggtgtcagagaagacGGAGTTACAGACAGCTCTGGCTCACACCCAGCAGGCAGCCAGGCAGAAAGCAG GGGAGTCAGAGGATCTTGCTAACCGCCTGCAGTCTTCCAGGCAGCGCATAGGAGAGCTGGAGCGGACGCTGTCTGCCGTCTCCACGCAGCAGAAGCAGGCCGACAGG TACAACAAAGAATTAACCAGAGAGCGAGATGCCCTCAAGCTGGAATTATACAAGAACAA TAAGAACAACGAGGACCTGAAGCAGCACAACTCAGAGCTGGAGGAGAAGCTGCGGCTCCTGGTGATAGAGAAGTCAGCCATGCAGCTGGGCATGGAGGAGCTACAGAAGAAGCTGGAGATGTCGGAGCTGCTGTTGCAGCAG TTTTCTAGTCAACCTGCCCCTGATAGCAGCCAGCAGTTACAGCAGGCCCTGGAGGAGAGGGCACAGCTGGAGACCCACGTGGAGCAG CTGAAGGATTCGCTGAAGCAGCTGCAGGCAGAGAGAGACCAGTATGTGACAAATCTGAAGGAGGAGAATGCCATATGGCAGCAGAAGATGCAGCAGGTGTTGGGACAG ATGAGCAAgttgaaggaagaaaaggagcacAGCGTGTGTCAGGCTCAGGAGCTGGAGACCAGCTTGGCCGAACTGAGGAACCAGATTG CTGCGCCCCCGCCCCAGGAGCCCCCGGCAGGGCCCTCGGAGGCAGAACAGCGGCTTCAGGCGGAGACTGAGCGGCTCCAGAAGGAACTAGAGAGCCTGGCTGGGCAGCTGCAGGCGCAGGTGAAGGATAACGAAAGTCTGAGTCACCTGAATCAGGAGCAGGAGCAgcggctgctggagctggagcgGGAGGCCGAGTGCTGGGGGGAGCAGGCGGAGGAGCGCAAGCAGATTCTGGAGAGCATGCAGAGCGACCGCACCACCATCAGCCGTGCGCTCTCCCAGAACCGCGAGCTCAAGGAGCAGCTGGCCGAGCTGCAGAATGGATTCGTCAGGCTG TCCAATGAGAACATGGAGGTTACCAGTGCACTACAGTCTGAGCAGCACGTCAAGAAGGAGCTGGCCAAGAAGCTGGGCCAGCTGCAGGAGAAGCTGGGGGAGCTGAAGGAGACG GTGGAGGTGAAGGGCCAGGAGGTTCAAGATCTGCAGCAGCAGCGGGACGAGTACCTGAACCACCTGCAGTATTATGTGGCCGCCTACCAGCTGCACATGGCTGCCTGCCAGCAGCTGGCCTCGGATAAGGAGACGCTGCACAAGCAGGTGCTGCTGCAGACCCAGCTCATGGACCGGCTGCAGCACGAGGAAGTCCAAGGCAAGGTGGCGATGGAGGTGGCCCGCCAGGAgttacaggagacccag GAGCGCCTGGAAGCTGCCAACCAGCAGAACCAGCAGCTTCAGGCCCAGCTGACCCTCATGGCTGTGCCTGGGGAAG GAGATGGACTGGAGAGCGAGGAACAGGATGAGGAGGCTCCGAGGCCTAAGCTGAGCGTGCCGGAGGAGCTGGAGAGCCGAGAGGCCCTG GTGGAATTTTTCCACTCGGCCTTGGCCAGTGCTGAGGATGAGCAGGCCCGGCTACGCAGGCAGCTGAAGGAGCAGAAGCTACGCTGCCAGCGCCTCTGTCACCTGGCGGCCACAGCCCAGGATGGGGTGGAAAAAGAGGCCCCCGCCCCCAGGACTGGGGGAGACAGTGTGCCCGCGgaggcccaccaggccctccaggTGGCCATGGACAAGCTGCAG GGCCGCTTTACGGAGCTCATGCAGGAGAAAGTGGATCTGAAGGAACGGGTGGAGGAGCTGGAGCATCGCTGTATCCAGCTGTCTGGAGAGACGGACACTATAG GAGAGTATATCGCCCTCTATCAGAGTCAGAGGGCGGTGCTGAAGGCCCGGCATCAGGAGAAGGAGGAGTACATTAGCCGGCTGGCTCAGGACAAGGAGGAGATGAAG GTGAAGCTGTTGGAGCTCCAGGAACTGGTTTTATGCCTGGTGAGTGAACGAAATGAATGGTATGGCAAATTCCTGGCTGCCCAGAACCCTGCTGGCGAGACCACTACAGCGCCCCACGCCTGCCAGGAGCCCGGCACTGCTGACAATGAGGGTG GTCTCCAAGAGGTGAGCCTCGCCGACAATGTGGAGCCCCAGCAGGGGACCCTGCCGGGCCAGACCACCCCTGAGAACCCCACTGCGCAACAGATCATGCAGCTGCTGCGTGAGATCCAAAACCCCCAGGAGCACCCAGGCTTGGGCAGCAACCCTTGCATCCCCTTCTTCTACCGAGCTGATGACAATGACGAAGTGAAGATCATGGTGATCTAG